DNA sequence from the Prochlorothrix hollandica PCC 9006 = CALU 1027 genome:
GACCCGCTGGGAATAGAAGGAAGCCGACTCCTTGCCCTGGGAACATTCCCGCGTGAACTGGATCAGGTGGTGGGCCACCAGGGTGACATGGATCATGCTTTCAATGCGCCCCACCTTCAGCATGGGCCATGCAAAATCCCAGAAGGTTTGGCGATAGTGGCTGAGAATCCCCGCGTGCAAAACGATATTGCGCATGATGGTGAGTCCCTTGAGGATATTGCCCCAGGAGGTGCGGGCGGGGCTGTTGGGCACCTTAATGCGGTTGGGATAGGTGTGTTCACATTGGTAGGAAAAGCGATCGTACAAAAACTGGGGATCATAGGCTTCCGTAACGCACCGTTGCCACATTCCCACCACGTCCTCATAGGGCATCAAAAAGTCCACATTGGATTCCCGCCCTTCATCAAAATTCAGCCGTCCCGCCGCTTCTAACCGTCGCCACAGGGGAGTTTTAGGCAGGGCATACAGCAGGTTAATGGTGAGCATGGGAATATTAGATTCCCGAATAAATTCCATAATATTGTCGGCGGTCTGGGGGGTGTCTGTATCCAGGCCAATAATGATACCGGAAACCACTTCCATGCCGTAGCTATTCAAGACCTTAATGGCCTCTAAAATAGGCATACTCAGGTTTTGATCCTTGGAAATGGAATGGAGAGCATCGGTTTCGGGGGTTTCAATGCCACAGAACACCGTACAGAAGTAGGCTTCCCGCATCATGGCCAAGAGCTTCGGACTTTGGGCCATGTTCAATGTGGCTTCGCAGGCAAACTGCACCGGGTAACCATTGGCCTTTTGCCATGCAATTAAGTGGGGTAATAGCTCCATGGCGGCTCGCCGGTTCCCCACAAAATTATCATCGACAAAGTAAACAGCCCCAGGGTTACCGGTCTCCAGCATGGTGTCCAATTCCTTGAGGATTTGGGCCGGGTCTTTCAGGCGGGGATTTTGGCCGTAGAGTTCAGGAATATCGCAGAATTCACACCGGTAGGGGCAACCGCTGGAAAACTGAACATTGGCAATAAAGTATTGGTTTAAGTTGATTTTTCCGTAGGCCGGGATGGGGAATTCATCCAGGGGTAATCGGTCTTTGGTTTCAAAGCGAATTTGGCTGGGGGGCCGATCGATGCTGTGATCTAAATGCTCAATCATGGCATCGGTGGCATCCCCCAATTCCCCCACATGGATCAAGTCGAAATCGGGGTAATACTCCGGACAACCGGACACCGACGGCCCGCCGACGAGGGTGATTTTGCCCTGACGATGGGCTTTTTCATTAATTTGATTAATTTGAGGTCGCTGGATGTGCATTCCGCTGGTGATAATCACATCGGCCCAACGATAATCGGCGGTTTTGGCGGGTTGCTTGTTTTCGTCAATAAACCGCACCTCCCATTCCTCTGGCAGGTAGGATGCCACGACTAAAATTCCCTGGGGGGGCATAAAGGCCTTGACCCGGCCCATGAGGGGGTAGGCATGGTGGAAGGTGCCAAAGGAGCGGCTGTATTTGGGGAATATACAGAGAATGCGCCGCTTATTCTGGGGTTTATAGGGGGTGCGGTGGCATTTCAGCTCCGGCACAGCGCCTAGGGCTGGGGTGGGGGTTCCTTGGGTTTGCTGGGGAGGCTGTAGTGTTGTTGTCATCCGAAGTAGTCCTC
Encoded proteins:
- a CDS encoding B12-binding domain-containing radical SAM protein, which gives rise to MTTTLQPPQQTQGTPTPALGAVPELKCHRTPYKPQNKRRILCIFPKYSRSFGTFHHAYPLMGRVKAFMPPQGILVVASYLPEEWEVRFIDENKQPAKTADYRWADVIITSGMHIQRPQINQINEKAHRQGKITLVGGPSVSGCPEYYPDFDLIHVGELGDATDAMIEHLDHSIDRPPSQIRFETKDRLPLDEFPIPAYGKINLNQYFIANVQFSSGCPYRCEFCDIPELYGQNPRLKDPAQILKELDTMLETGNPGAVYFVDDNFVGNRRAAMELLPHLIAWQKANGYPVQFACEATLNMAQSPKLLAMMREAYFCTVFCGIETPETDALHSISKDQNLSMPILEAIKVLNSYGMEVVSGIIIGLDTDTPQTADNIMEFIRESNIPMLTINLLYALPKTPLWRRLEAAGRLNFDEGRESNVDFLMPYEDVVGMWQRCVTEAYDPQFLYDRFSYQCEHTYPNRIKVPNSPARTSWGNILKGLTIMRNIVLHAGILSHYRQTFWDFAWPMLKVGRIESMIHVTLVAHHLIQFTRECSQGKESASFYSQRVRKAATDALNSTLGSRVR